The region CTCGACGCGAACATCGACGACGGCGACGCCGAGCAGGGCTTCTTCAGCCCGTGGAGCTGGTGGCCGGTAATGCTCGCGGCCGCGCTCTCGCTCATGTTCCTCGGGCTCGCAGTCGGTGTCTGGATCTCGATCATCGGCGCCGCGATCGTCGCCATCAGCATCGTTGGGTGGGTTTATGAGTACTACCGAGGCAACTTCGCCCACTAGCCAGGTGCTGATCCGTCCGGCGCGTGCGAGCGACGCCGACGTGGTCTTCACCCTGCTCAACGAGCTCGCGGTCAGCTATCTGCCCGACCGCGATGCCTTCGATCTCACGTTCGACTCCTTCGCAGCGGGGGAGTCGAACGCCCTCCTCCTGGTGGCCGAGGTCGACGGCGTGGTGCACGGCTACGCCCTGACCACCATCTCCCGACTGCTGTACACCAACGGTAGCTCGGCCCAGTTGCAGGAGCTCGTCGTCGAATCGTCCGCCCAGGGTGCCGGCCTCGGCTCGCTGCTGGTCGAGGCGACCGAGCGCGAGTGCAGGGAGCGCGGCGTGCGCCAGCTCACCGTCGCGAGCCGTCGGGCCTCGGGCTTC is a window of Conyzicola nivalis DNA encoding:
- a CDS encoding GNAT family N-acetyltransferase, with amino-acid sequence MSTTEATSPTSQVLIRPARASDADVVFTLLNELAVSYLPDRDAFDLTFDSFAAGESNALLLVAEVDGVVHGYALTTISRLLYTNGSSAQLQELVVESSAQGAGLGSLLVEATERECRERGVRQLTVASRRASGFYERLGYGSTADYLKRSFD